One Halichondria panicea chromosome 6, odHalPani1.1, whole genome shotgun sequence genomic window carries:
- the LOC135337822 gene encoding cohesin subunit SA-1-like, which translates to MDTSTESADSVGQGTPSTNSVQETPSTEGTQRRWNLRERKSVGASAPESDTESPMDTSTQSEESPVQPKATTPRGPKRGGRKLQITPAKRKAVTAKATTSGKGSPLINAEAMFTAISSGKSAVKSVASEWVDRYERDAELAMLELVQFLVRCCGCKARITEEMFNSDTTKATKELTEKFSESSYDYPLTMAGPQQKKFKNNFCEFIWRVVEQCQHSTLYDEYMLATLIAWTVGFTDSQVRAFRHTSSLAGVKLVSALVTIANSVNSDIDNTQLQVEAERKRQLSKKTEAGLASLEILLSKQTELKKHKLELEDWMKGLFSSIFVHRCRDVRPEIRALCINELGVWLKDYSIKFLADSYLKYIGWMLCDKVGEVRLACIKALEALYGDSDTAPHLELFTERFKGRLMSMRLDIDDNVATSAIAVLGHMADLSILDGEECQEVCELIFIENKGIAHAAGQFAVNYLFSDDFMRKAKLKKVPKGHRKLTDREIMLNELVKFFIEVKIHDHSNYFVDSLWDYTDVLQDWESMTTLLLDDKCGIKLSETEEVVLVEIMSCAIRRATGTNPPAGRAKGRVISNKEKRAMEDSKQELSTHFMNTLPELIQKFGSTAPNATNFANIPRQFELELYAESRLQKQLESLLTHMHQLIMMHHDPDILTECALTFKYLMDPEFSLHSTSEHAFKVLMEEMVDTFKQQLEAADENTLTDEEDEDCFAISISTRRLATFYKHIDIGRFEFTEEMGKLLDEGARKGYSEKVLENAIVCMTHEVMWEMQEMESSGTYERETLRKVRSIMMQLFKSCEHLLKFATGPAQRQAFVTFADLLVVFSRHLASQEPALAGLVYEPDFYLQDSIQDYIVHQILNSPEDEQDTEPDSEEEALLMAERLNDRRVQLAAFLKLGMYHVIDMVKLAPIWAEYIKQYPNFGDLIKFSLNRCREKSPISWYRTVFTCLKNSFLQYKDENGYVDQLSGEWFEIKDLAKKFAMSMGFEPTKVRRPLVGIHREGIQFALTGLDSSLTLDELDDMDPPPNIDFLMVLNEFSHRLLALDRTGEKGVVSFLDQQLPEGLMLSIKNKKTQGWDSLMFYHRHTSTAPVNKGRTTGGAIAVLRPGAISQSRAKKRSLKILNESTLSDIARPTKISRLGDTPPSMDMSGGESVGETSTLRRSKRNTTTRAES; encoded by the exons aTGGACACCTCTACAGAGTCTGCTGACAGCGTTGGTCAAGGCACCCCAAGTACCAACAGTGTGCAGGAAACACCCTCCACTGAAGGCACACAAAGG AGATGGAATCTTCGTGAGAGGAAGTCAGTGGGAGCAAGTGCTCCGGAAAGTGATACTGAGAGTCCAATGGACACCAGTACCCAGTCGGAGGAGTCACCTGTTCAGCCTAAGGCCACAACCCCACGGGGTCCTAAAAGGGGAGGTCGAAAATTGCAGATCACACCTGCCAAGCGCAAGGCAGTGACAGCCAAGGCTACCACTTCTGGGAAAGGTTCTCCGCTAATTAACGCTGAGGCTATGTTTACTGCCATATCCTCGGGAAAGAGTGCTGTAAAG AGTGTGGCCAGTGAGTGGGTCGACCGCTACGAGAGAGACGCAGAGTTGGCCATGTTGGAACTGGTGCAGTTCCTTGTCCGCTGCTGTGGCTGTAAGGCACGAATCACAGAGGAGATGTTCAATAGTGACACTACAAAGGCCACCAAGGAGCTCACCGAGAAGTTCTCTGAGAGCTCCTATGATTACCCTCTCACCATGGCTGGCCCTCAACAGAAGAAGTTCAAG AACAACTTCTGCGAGTTCATATGGCGTGTGGTAGAACAGTGCCAGCACAGCACGTTATACGATGAGTACATGTTGGCCACACTGATAGCATGGACAGTAGGGTTTACAGACTCTCAGGTCAGGGCCTTCAGACACACCTCCTCTCTGGCCGGCGTCAAGCTCGTCAGTGCTTTGGTCACCATTGCCAACTCTGTCAACTCTGATATTGACAACACACAG CTTCAAGTGGAAGCTGAACGCAAGCGGCAGCTCTCTAAGAAGACCGAGGCTGGCCTGGCTTCCTTGGAGATTCTGCTGTCAAAACAAACAGAGCTGAAGAAGCACAAATTGGAGCTGGAGGACTGGATGAAGGGGCTTTTCTCGAGTATCTTTGTGCATCGCTGCAGAGATGTAAGGCCTGAGATCAGGGCTCTGTGCATTAATGAGCTCGGTGTCTGGCTCAAGGattacag TATCAAATTTCTGGCAGATTCATACCTCAAGTATATTGGTTGGATGCTTTGCGACAAGGTAGGAGAGGTGCGGCTGGCATGCATCAAGGCACTGGAGGCTCTTTACGGTGACTCGGACACTGCTCCACACTTGGAACTGTTTACTGAGCGATTCAAG ggaaGACTGATGTCGATGCGTCTTGACATCGACGACAATGTTGCCACAAGTGCCATTGCCGTTCTGGGGCACATGGCAGACCTGAGCATCTTGGATGGAGAAGAATGTCAGGAGGTGTGCGAGCTTATCTTTATCGAGAATAAAGGTATTGCTCACGCAGCCGGACAGTTTGCTGTGAACTACCTTTTCAGTGATGACTTCATGCGCAAGGCCAAACTCAAAAAAGTGCCGAAAG GTCACAGGAAGCTAACTGACAGAGAAATCATGTTGAATGAGCTGGTCAAGTTCTTTATTGAGGTTAAAATCCACGACCACTCCAATTACTTTGTGGACAGCCTCTGGGACTACACTGATGTGCTACAA GACTGGGAGTCCATGACTACGCTGCTCCTTGATGACAAGTGTGGCATCAAACTCTCAGAAACAGAGGAGGTTGTGCTCGTAGAAATCATGTCCTGTGCCATAAGGAGAGCCACTGGCACTAACCCACCAGCTGGAAGGGCCAAGGGGAGG GTCATCTCAaacaaagagaaaagagcaaTGGAGGATTCCAAGCAGGAGCTGAGTACACATTTCATGAACACTCTCCCGGAATTAATACAAAAG TTTGGGTCAACTGCGCCGAATGCAACAAATTTTGCGAATATTCCTCGTCAATTTGAGCTGGAGCTGTATGCTGAGAGTAGGCTCCAAAAG CAACTAGAGAGCCTGCTGACTCACATGCACCAACTGATCATGATGCATCACGACCCAGACATTCTGACTGAATGTGCCCTCACTTTCAAATATCTCATGGACCCAGAGTTCTCTCTCCATTCCACTTCT GAACATGCCTTCAAGGTGCTCATGGAGGAGATGGTTGACACTTTCAAACAACAGCTAGAAGCCGCCGATGAGAACACActg ACTGATGAAGAAGATGAGGATTGTTTCGCTATATCCATCAGCACTAGAAGATTGGCCACATTTTACAA GCATATTGACATTGGTCGGTTTGAGTTCACAGAAGAGATGGGAAAATTATTGGATGAGGGAGCAAGAAAGGGATACTCAGAGAAG GTGCTTGAGAATGCCATTGTGTGTATGACACACGAAGTCATGTGGGAAATGCAGGAAATGGAAAGCTCTGGCACATATGAAAGG gAAACTCTTCGGAAGGTACGCTCGATAATGATGCAGCTTTTCAAGAGCTGTGAGCACCTCCTCAAGTTTGCAACAGGTCCCGCCCAACGTCAGGCCTTTGTGACCTTTGCTGACCTCTTGGTAGTGTTCTCAAGGCATTTGGCTTCCCAGGAACCTGCCCTGGCTGGTTTAGTATATGAACCAGATTTCTACTTACAGGACTCAATACAG GACTATATTGTCCACCAGATCCTGAATTCCCCGGAGGATGAGCAAGACACAGAGCCAGACTCTGAGGAGGAGGCCCTGCTAATGGCTGAGCGTCTTAATGACAGGAGAGTCCAGCTGGCAGCCTTTCTCAAGTTAGGCATGTACCACGTTATTGACATGGTGAAGTTGGCCCCAATCTGGGCAGAGTACATTAAA CAATATCCCAACTTTGGAGACCTCATCAAGTTCTCATTGAATCGCTGCCGAGAGAAGAGCCCCATCTCCTGGTACAGGACAGTGTTCACTTGCCTGAAAAACTCCTTCTTGCAGTACAAGGACGAGAATGGCTATGTAGATCAGCTGTCAGGAGAATGGTTTGAGATCAAAGATCTGGCTAAGAAGTTCGCAATGAGTATGGGATTCGAGCCAACGAAAGTCAGGCGACCTCTAGTTGGAATCCACAG GGAGGGGATACAGTTTGCTCTTACTGGGTTGGACTCTAGCCTCACTCTAGATGAGTTGGACGATATGGACCCGCCCCCCAACATTGACTTCCTGATGGTCCTCAACGAGTTCAGTCATCGTCTCCTGGCTCTGGATCGTACCGGGGAAAAGGGGGTCGTCTCTTTCCTTGACCAGCAGCTTCCCGAAGGACTTATGCTGTCTATCAAAAACAAGAAGACGCAGGGCTGGGACTCACTTATGTTCTATCATCGGCACACCTCTACTGCCCCAGTGAACAAGGGCCGGACAACTGGAGGGGCTATAGCTGTTCTTCGCCCTGGGGCCATCTCTCAGAGCCGGGCCAAAAAGAGATCACTCAAGATCTTGAATG AGTCTACTTTGAGTGATATTGCTcgtcccacgaaaatttctcgCTTAGGAGACACGCCCCCCTCAATGGATATGTCAGGGGGAGAGAGTGTGGGAGAGACATCCACATTAAGAAGGTCCAAACGAAACACCACCACTAGAGCCGAGTCTTGA
- the LOC135337831 gene encoding uncharacterized protein LOC135337831 isoform X2 — protein sequence MSAAKRRNLRVATTKCGVEATDKIQTWLNVLVIMGLQIPRSVSYSIVLPSLYQFVTAPRLNGTFNNNTQYNAADSSIRPGLGESDMFYSWAITMFSVSALVISPIAGVLPRFITYRLSILLFLLVFIVGSLLYAQAVEPWMILVARFLLGIFDGASPILLLSYASRSASIIVDARKNDLKEQETKKNFCLKDKLFAADLIHKGIIFPVTLGITSVVAQFVEVDQYRWPGWFLFALGILYTVTFLLVYREDEKIQCQCHEKLNGVESVTRWRGQVAVFKTIRCGSLLVILYFVYCGYVAFSIFNVSDTLLPPVLRDFFGFDISQNSIFFLVLMFVSLGAGVILMDNRVVLIVTILLGIIGTTLSSDWQAIGRDPCYEKFLANFSTVAESQITMVCRDFSTDNFASLCEAESSNEHNCIWNCISKVTGSSCQYCPPFCRSDEKSINFVQFSIGIVLIVICMQMFVTVTVSITTDVTPPALQGIAISAVYTANSVARTVTPLWIDFVYRHFNRHTYPPLIVINTTLLVALIGAIALYKQLAPRALSESQSKEVLNQIKMKELNSESEIKFVS from the exons ATG tctGCAGCCAAGAGGAGAAACCTCCGAGTGGCCACCACTAAGTGTGGCGTTGAAGCGACAGACAAAATACAAACATGGCTAAACGTGCTGGTTATCATGGGTCTACAAATTCCCCGCTCTGTGTCTTACTCGATTGTTCTTCCATCCCTCTACCAGTTTGTAACTGCTCCCAGATTAAACGGAACCTTCAACAATAACACACAG TACAACGCCGCTGATTCAAGTATCAGGCCAGGGTTGGGTGAATCAGATATGTTCTACTCATGGGCAATCACAATGTTCAGTGTATCAGCATTAGTCATATCACCAATTGCCGGGGTGCTCCCAAGATTCATAACATATCGGTTATCAATTCTCCTATTTTTACTGGTGTTCATTGTCGGAAGTTTGCTTTATGCACAAGCAGTAGAGCCGTGGATGATTCTTGTTGCTCGATTTTTACTGGGAATTTTCGATGGTGCTTCTCCTATCTTACTACTAAGTTATGCAAGTCGATCTGCCTCCATTATAGTAGACGCCAGGAAAAATGACCTAAAAGAGCAGGaaacaaaaaaaaatttttgtcTCAAGGACAAATTGTTTGCAGCAGACCTTATACATAAGGGTATTATCTTTCCAGTAACCTTAG gaaTCACTTCAGTAGTAGCACAATTTGTTGAAGTTGATCAATATCGATGGCCTGGTTGGTTCCTGTTTGCACTCGGAATACTGTATACAGTCACTTTCCTCTTGGTGTACAGAGAAGATGAGAAGATTCAATGCCAATGTCATGAGAAACTGAATGGTGTAGAATCTGTCACTCGATGGAGAGGTCAAGTTGCCGTCTTTAAGACAATCAGATGTGGAAGTCTACTTGTC ATTTTATACTTTGTTTACTGTGGATATGTGGCGTTCTCTATTTTCAATGTATCTGACACACTGCTCCCACCGGTTCTTCGTGACTTTTTTGGGTTCGACATTTCTCAGAATTCCATCTTCTTTCTAGTACTGATGTTCGTGAGCTTGGGAGCTGGAGTCATATT AATGGACAACAGAGTTGTGTTAATCGTCACCATTCTCCTGGGGATTATTGGTACTACTCTATCATCTGACTGGCAGGCAATTGGGCGAGATCCTTGCTATGAAAAGTTCTTAGCAAACTTTTCCACTGTAGCAGAATCTCAGATTACAATGGTTTGCAGAGATTTTTCTACAGACAATTTTGCTAGTTTGTGTGAAGCGGAGAGTAGCAATGAGCATAATTGTATTTGGAACTGTATCTCCAAGGTTACGGGAAGCAGTTGCCAATATTGTCCTCCTTTCTGTCGAAGTGATGAGAAGTCCATCAATTTTGTGCAGTTTTCTATAGGCATTGTGCTGATTGTGATCTGTATGCAGATGTTTGTAACAGTTACAGTGTCCATAACAACCGATGTAACACCTCCTGCTCTGCAA GGAATTGCTATTAGTGCTGTGTATACTGCCAACAGTGTAGCAAGAACAGTCACCCCATTGTGGA TTGATTTTgtgtacagacacttcaatcGACACACATACCCTCCCCTAATTGTGATCAACACCACTCTTCTTGTTGCTCTAATTGGAGCCATAGCCCTATACAAGCAGCTGGCACCCAGGGCTTTAAGTGAATCTCAATCAAAGGAGGTGTTAAATCAAATTAAGATGAAGGAACTCAATAGTGAAAGTGAAATTAAATTTGTTTCGTAG
- the LOC135337831 gene encoding uncharacterized protein LOC135337831 isoform X1, with protein MSAAKRRNLRVATTKCGVEATDKIQTWLNVLVIMGLQIPRSVSYSIVLPSLYQFVTAPRLNGTFNNNTQYNAADSSIRPGLGESDMFYSWAITMFSVSALVISPIAGVLPRFITYRLSILLFLLVFIVGSLLYAQAVEPWMILVARFLLGIFDGASPILLLSYASRSASIIVDARKNDLKEQETKKNFCLKDKLFAADLIHKGIIFPVTLGITSVVAQFVEVDQYRWPGWFLFALGILYTVTFLLVYREDEKIQCQCHEKLNGVESVTRWRGQVAVFKTIRCGSLLVILYFVYCGYVAFSIFNVSDTLLPPVLRDFFGFDISQNSIFFLVLMFVSLGAGVILISLKCFRMDNRVVLIVTILLGIIGTTLSSDWQAIGRDPCYEKFLANFSTVAESQITMVCRDFSTDNFASLCEAESSNEHNCIWNCISKVTGSSCQYCPPFCRSDEKSINFVQFSIGIVLIVICMQMFVTVTVSITTDVTPPALQGIAISAVYTANSVARTVTPLWIDFVYRHFNRHTYPPLIVINTTLLVALIGAIALYKQLAPRALSESQSKEVLNQIKMKELNSESEIKFVS; from the exons ATG tctGCAGCCAAGAGGAGAAACCTCCGAGTGGCCACCACTAAGTGTGGCGTTGAAGCGACAGACAAAATACAAACATGGCTAAACGTGCTGGTTATCATGGGTCTACAAATTCCCCGCTCTGTGTCTTACTCGATTGTTCTTCCATCCCTCTACCAGTTTGTAACTGCTCCCAGATTAAACGGAACCTTCAACAATAACACACAG TACAACGCCGCTGATTCAAGTATCAGGCCAGGGTTGGGTGAATCAGATATGTTCTACTCATGGGCAATCACAATGTTCAGTGTATCAGCATTAGTCATATCACCAATTGCCGGGGTGCTCCCAAGATTCATAACATATCGGTTATCAATTCTCCTATTTTTACTGGTGTTCATTGTCGGAAGTTTGCTTTATGCACAAGCAGTAGAGCCGTGGATGATTCTTGTTGCTCGATTTTTACTGGGAATTTTCGATGGTGCTTCTCCTATCTTACTACTAAGTTATGCAAGTCGATCTGCCTCCATTATAGTAGACGCCAGGAAAAATGACCTAAAAGAGCAGGaaacaaaaaaaaatttttgtcTCAAGGACAAATTGTTTGCAGCAGACCTTATACATAAGGGTATTATCTTTCCAGTAACCTTAG gaaTCACTTCAGTAGTAGCACAATTTGTTGAAGTTGATCAATATCGATGGCCTGGTTGGTTCCTGTTTGCACTCGGAATACTGTATACAGTCACTTTCCTCTTGGTGTACAGAGAAGATGAGAAGATTCAATGCCAATGTCATGAGAAACTGAATGGTGTAGAATCTGTCACTCGATGGAGAGGTCAAGTTGCCGTCTTTAAGACAATCAGATGTGGAAGTCTACTTGTC ATTTTATACTTTGTTTACTGTGGATATGTGGCGTTCTCTATTTTCAATGTATCTGACACACTGCTCCCACCGGTTCTTCGTGACTTTTTTGGGTTCGACATTTCTCAGAATTCCATCTTCTTTCTAGTACTGATGTTCGTGAGCTTGGGAGCTGGAGTCATATT gATCTCACTCAAATGTTTCAGAATGGACAACAGAGTTGTGTTAATCGTCACCATTCTCCTGGGGATTATTGGTACTACTCTATCATCTGACTGGCAGGCAATTGGGCGAGATCCTTGCTATGAAAAGTTCTTAGCAAACTTTTCCACTGTAGCAGAATCTCAGATTACAATGGTTTGCAGAGATTTTTCTACAGACAATTTTGCTAGTTTGTGTGAAGCGGAGAGTAGCAATGAGCATAATTGTATTTGGAACTGTATCTCCAAGGTTACGGGAAGCAGTTGCCAATATTGTCCTCCTTTCTGTCGAAGTGATGAGAAGTCCATCAATTTTGTGCAGTTTTCTATAGGCATTGTGCTGATTGTGATCTGTATGCAGATGTTTGTAACAGTTACAGTGTCCATAACAACCGATGTAACACCTCCTGCTCTGCAA GGAATTGCTATTAGTGCTGTGTATACTGCCAACAGTGTAGCAAGAACAGTCACCCCATTGTGGA TTGATTTTgtgtacagacacttcaatcGACACACATACCCTCCCCTAATTGTGATCAACACCACTCTTCTTGTTGCTCTAATTGGAGCCATAGCCCTATACAAGCAGCTGGCACCCAGGGCTTTAAGTGAATCTCAATCAAAGGAGGTGTTAAATCAAATTAAGATGAAGGAACTCAATAGTGAAAGTGAAATTAAATTTGTTTCGTAG